One part of the Rutidosis leptorrhynchoides isolate AG116_Rl617_1_P2 chromosome 1, CSIRO_AGI_Rlap_v1, whole genome shotgun sequence genome encodes these proteins:
- the LOC139865889 gene encoding uncharacterized protein, protein MSSFTNTSNIDNLFLQTLMGRLQIRPQNPLQPQISPLFNQTLEDLLLDTINNISDTDTDHDDNDESSISNKTQLAKEESKLEKEIIKIILSGKSEETLKPNSGQAVSISEHHICVGYHVDSGSEYRVWEWHGHIMLFDEENGYNPEYIYGNYFERLRVVNGNVKESEKVVKGAENDGDNKEDKNVNFGLKDLIGSSDDSGSGRILHRNMNARV, encoded by the coding sequence ATGAGTTCTTTCACAAATACATCAAATATCGATAACCTATTTCTTCAAACCCTTATGGGAAGACTTCAAATTCGCCCCCAAAATCCCTTACAACCCCAAATTTCGCCCCTATTTAACCAAACCCTAGAAGACCTTTTACTGGATACAATCAACAACATCTCAGATACTGATACTGATCATGATGATAACGATGAAAGCAGTATTAGCAACAAAACCCAGCTGGCAAAAGAAGAATCAAAGCTTGAAAAGGAAATAATTAAAATAATTCTCAGTGGAAAAAGTGAGGAAACCTTAAAACCTAATTCGGGTCAAGCTGTTTCGATTTCGGAACACCATATTTGTGTTGGGTATCATGTTGATTCCGGGTCGGAGTATCGGGTTTGGGAATGGCATGGGCATATTATGTTGTTTGATGAGGAGAATGGGTATAATCCTGAGTATATTTATGGGAATTATTTTGAGCGATTGAGAGTTGTGAATGGGAATGTTAAGGAGAGTGAAAAGGTGGTTAAAGGTGCTGAAAATGATGGTGATAATAAGGAAGataaaaatgtgaattttggtttgaAGGATTTGATCGGGTCGAGTGATGATTCTGGGTCGGGTCGGATACTTCATCGCAATATGAATGCCAG